From the Amycolatopsis thermoflava N1165 genome, one window contains:
- the hemG gene encoding protoporphyrinogen oxidase — protein MHVVVVGGGVSGAVAAYRLRGALGDGAAITLVEATDSLGGKLRTAEVAGVRYDVGAEAFLARRPEGVGLAAELGLELVHPGKARSTVRAGGRVAPLPGRTLMGIPGSPDAVAEVLSDAGRARVAAEPDLPPVTLESDTALGALLRERFGDELVDRLVDPLLGGVYAGGADGLGLRATVPALATAIDRGAPSLTAAAASLIPATPSSAPVFGTLPGGLGTLVDRLVELAKPDIRLGRPVTALRRRESGWQLEIGDELIDADAVLLAVPAPAARKLLDGVAPAASSALGEVELASMAVVAMALPPGTELPDASGVLIGARERRADGEPFAAKAFTFSTRKWPHLDTGPVLVRGSVGRFREPGALHRDDDDLVRLVRDDLAELTGITAEPIDVVVTRWGGGLPQYGPGHLDLVERAERAVAELPGLALAGAALHGVGVPACIATATAAATRITSQLVR, from the coding sequence ATGCACGTCGTGGTCGTCGGCGGGGGCGTGTCGGGCGCGGTCGCGGCGTACCGGCTGCGCGGCGCGCTCGGCGACGGCGCGGCGATCACCCTCGTCGAGGCCACGGACAGCCTCGGCGGCAAGCTGCGCACCGCCGAGGTCGCGGGCGTGCGCTACGACGTGGGCGCGGAGGCCTTCCTCGCCCGCCGCCCGGAAGGCGTGGGACTGGCAGCCGAGCTGGGGCTGGAGCTGGTCCACCCGGGGAAGGCCCGCTCGACCGTGCGGGCGGGCGGCCGCGTCGCCCCGCTGCCCGGCCGGACGCTGATGGGCATCCCTGGCTCGCCGGACGCCGTCGCGGAGGTGCTCTCGGACGCGGGCCGGGCGCGCGTGGCCGCCGAGCCGGACCTGCCCCCGGTGACACTGGAGTCCGACACCGCGCTGGGCGCCCTGCTGCGCGAGCGCTTCGGCGACGAACTCGTGGACCGGCTGGTCGACCCGCTGCTCGGCGGCGTCTACGCGGGCGGCGCCGACGGTCTCGGCCTGCGCGCCACCGTCCCCGCCCTGGCCACCGCGATCGATCGCGGCGCGCCCTCGCTGACCGCGGCCGCGGCCTCACTGATCCCCGCCACGCCCAGCAGCGCGCCGGTGTTCGGCACCCTGCCCGGCGGGCTCGGCACGCTCGTCGACCGGCTCGTCGAGCTGGCCAAGCCGGACATCCGCCTCGGACGGCCGGTCACCGCGCTGCGGCGGCGGGAGAGCGGCTGGCAGCTGGAGATCGGCGACGAGCTGATCGACGCCGACGCCGTCCTGCTCGCGGTGCCCGCGCCGGCGGCCCGCAAGCTGCTCGACGGTGTCGCGCCGGCCGCGTCGTCGGCGCTCGGAGAGGTCGAGCTGGCCTCCATGGCGGTCGTGGCGATGGCCCTGCCGCCGGGCACCGAGCTGCCGGACGCGTCCGGCGTGCTGATCGGGGCGCGGGAACGCCGTGCCGACGGCGAGCCGTTCGCCGCGAAGGCCTTCACCTTCTCCACCCGCAAGTGGCCGCACCTGGACACCGGTCCGGTGCTGGTCCGCGGCTCGGTCGGCCGCTTCCGCGAGCCCGGCGCGCTGCACCGCGACGACGACGACCTCGTCCGCCTGGTGCGCGACGACCTCGCCGAGCTGACCGGGATCACGGCCGAGCCGATCGACGTCGTGGTGACCCGCTGGGGCGGCGGGCTGCCGCAGTACGGGCCGGGCCACCTCGACCTGGTCGAGCGCGCCGAGCGGGCCGTCGCCGAGTTGCCCGGGCTGGCGCTGGCCGGGGCCGCCCTGCACGGCGTCGGGGTGCCGGCGTGCATCGCGACGGCCACCGCGGCCGCGACCCGCATCACCTCACAGCTGGTGCGCTAG
- the hemQ gene encoding hydrogen peroxide-dependent heme synthase, producing the protein MARLNYQELNDTIRYTAWSVFRVEPGRLPEDRGQAATETTEYLDALEGKGVVVRGVYDVAGLRADADYMIWWHAETPEQVQAAYTGFRRTPLGRVSTPVWSQFALHRPAEFNRSHIPAFLAGEEARKYVCVYPFVRSYEWYLLPDAERRKMLADHGKEARDYPDVRANTVASFALGDYEWILAFEADELHRIVDLMRHLRGTEARRHVREEIPFYTGTKVVPAELILNLP; encoded by the coding sequence ATGGCGCGGCTGAACTATCAGGAGCTCAACGACACCATCCGCTACACCGCCTGGTCGGTGTTCCGGGTCGAGCCGGGGCGGCTCCCCGAGGATCGCGGCCAGGCCGCGACCGAGACCACCGAGTACCTCGACGCCCTGGAGGGCAAGGGGGTCGTGGTGCGCGGCGTCTACGACGTCGCCGGGCTGCGGGCCGACGCCGACTACATGATCTGGTGGCACGCCGAGACCCCGGAGCAGGTGCAGGCCGCCTACACCGGGTTCCGCCGCACCCCGCTGGGCCGGGTGTCGACGCCGGTGTGGAGCCAGTTCGCGCTGCACCGCCCCGCGGAGTTCAACCGCAGCCACATCCCCGCCTTCCTGGCCGGGGAGGAGGCGCGCAAGTACGTCTGCGTGTACCCGTTCGTCCGTTCCTACGAGTGGTACCTGCTGCCGGACGCCGAGCGCCGCAAGATGCTCGCCGACCATGGCAAGGAGGCCCGCGACTACCCGGACGTGCGCGCGAACACGGTGGCGTCGTTCGCGCTGGGCGACTACGAGTGGATCCTCGCGTTCGAGGCCGACGAGCTGCACCGCATCGTCGACCTGATGCGGCACCTGCGCGGTACCGAGGCGCGGCGCCACGTGCGGGAGGAGATCCCGTTCTACACCGGCACGAAGGTCGTTCCGGCCGAGCTGATCCTGAACCTGCCGTAG
- a CDS encoding CoA transferase — protein sequence MFGALWRDLTGEAPGPVEFTGPESVLPGPYRVAAAASTSVAAATLAAAELLRLRGIDPGAVSVDTRHAAAAFSSEKLVRVDGEPPGDAWAPLSGDYRAADGWVRLHCNYPHHAAAVCRALGVPEDRAAVVSAVATRDAWDLQEAVVASGGAAAAMRTREEWLDSPMGRALDGPLVVQELVGTAPARPLPESPRPLGGVRVLDLTHVIAGPVAGRVLAAHGADVLHIGAAHLPVVHPLVIDTGMGKRSAHLDLRTEAGRSALWRLIGSADVVLQSFRPGALAGLGFTAERLAAARPGIVLVELNAWGWEGPWRGRRGFDSLVQMASGIAWNAEEPRPLPVQALDHATGWLAAAATMIALRKRAAEGGSRRVRLALARTGRWLDGLGRVPGGSTVDFSEFLAETGSGFGLVRHVTCPGGMVPRPMWTAGPPLPGRSAAEWL from the coding sequence GTGTTCGGCGCGCTGTGGCGCGACCTGACCGGTGAGGCGCCGGGCCCGGTCGAGTTCACCGGCCCGGAATCGGTGTTGCCGGGGCCGTACCGGGTGGCGGCGGCCGCGTCGACGAGCGTCGCCGCGGCCACCCTGGCCGCCGCGGAGTTGTTGCGGCTGCGCGGAATCGACCCCGGTGCGGTGTCGGTCGACACGCGGCACGCCGCGGCAGCGTTCTCCAGCGAGAAGCTGGTGCGGGTGGACGGCGAGCCGCCCGGGGACGCGTGGGCGCCGCTGTCCGGCGACTACCGCGCGGCCGACGGCTGGGTCCGGCTGCACTGCAACTATCCCCACCACGCGGCGGCGGTGTGCCGCGCGCTCGGGGTTCCGGAGGACCGCGCGGCGGTGGTGTCGGCGGTTGCCACCCGGGACGCCTGGGACCTGCAGGAGGCCGTGGTCGCCTCGGGCGGGGCGGCGGCCGCGATGCGCACCCGCGAGGAGTGGCTGGACAGCCCGATGGGGCGGGCGCTGGACGGCCCGCTCGTGGTGCAGGAACTGGTGGGGACGGCCCCGGCGCGGCCGTTGCCGGAGTCGCCACGGCCGCTGGGCGGAGTGCGGGTGCTGGACCTGACGCACGTGATCGCCGGCCCGGTCGCCGGCCGGGTGCTGGCCGCGCACGGCGCGGACGTCCTGCACATCGGGGCCGCGCACCTGCCGGTCGTGCACCCGCTGGTGATCGACACCGGGATGGGCAAGCGCTCGGCGCACCTGGACTTGCGCACCGAAGCCGGGCGTTCCGCGTTGTGGCGCCTGATCGGTTCGGCGGATGTCGTGTTGCAGTCCTTCCGGCCGGGGGCGCTGGCCGGGCTGGGGTTCACGGCGGAGCGGCTGGCGGCGGCGCGGCCCGGGATCGTGCTGGTGGAGCTGAACGCGTGGGGCTGGGAGGGCCCGTGGCGGGGACGGCGCGGGTTCGACAGCCTGGTGCAGATGGCGTCGGGAATCGCCTGGAACGCCGAGGAACCGCGGCCGTTGCCCGTGCAGGCGCTGGACCATGCGACGGGCTGGCTGGCCGCCGCGGCGACGATGATCGCCCTGCGGAAGCGGGCGGCCGAGGGCGGGAGCCGGCGGGTGCGCCTGGCGCTGGCCCGGACCGGGCGGTGGCTCGACGGACTGGGCCGGGTGCCGGGTGGATCCACTGTGGACTTCTCGGAGTTCCTTGCCGAGACCGGGAGCGGGTTCGGCTTGGTGCGGCATGTGACTTGTCCGGGTGGGATGGTGCCGCGGCCGATGTGGACTGCGGGGCCGCCGCTGCCGGGGAGGTCGGCCGCGGAGTGGCTGTAG
- a CDS encoding SDR family NAD(P)-dependent oxidoreductase: MPGRLDGKVALITGASGGIGAATAALFAREGARLVLGDVTGSGPEREDALRVHLDVSSARDWQTALARTTERFGRLDVLVNVAGIVDWPGIEDTAEAGWDRVIAVNQKGTWLGMKTAMPLLRASGNASVVNVSSILGIIGGGSAAAYHASKGAVRLLTKTAAVEYATRGVRVNSVHPGVIATPMIQDILDAEGDEQADIQRTPMKRAGTPDEIAAAILFLASDESSFVTGAEIVVDGGITAH, encoded by the coding sequence ATGCCGGGACGGCTGGACGGCAAGGTCGCGTTGATCACGGGCGCGTCGGGTGGGATCGGGGCGGCCACGGCGGCCCTGTTCGCCCGGGAGGGGGCGCGGCTGGTGCTGGGTGATGTCACCGGGAGCGGGCCGGAGCGGGAGGACGCGCTGCGCGTGCACCTCGACGTCTCCTCGGCGCGGGACTGGCAGACCGCTCTGGCCAGGACGACGGAGCGCTTCGGCCGGCTGGACGTGCTCGTCAACGTCGCGGGAATCGTGGACTGGCCGGGCATCGAGGACACCGCCGAGGCCGGCTGGGACCGGGTGATCGCGGTGAACCAGAAGGGCACCTGGCTGGGCATGAAGACCGCGATGCCGTTGCTGCGCGCGAGCGGGAACGCGTCGGTGGTCAACGTGTCCTCGATCCTCGGCATCATCGGCGGCGGGTCGGCCGCGGCCTACCACGCCTCGAAGGGCGCGGTGCGGCTGCTGACCAAGACGGCGGCCGTCGAGTACGCGACGAGAGGGGTGCGGGTCAACTCCGTGCACCCCGGCGTCATCGCGACACCGATGATCCAGGACATCCTCGACGCCGAGGGCGACGAGCAGGCCGACATCCAGCGCACCCCGATGAAACGGGCGGGCACACCGGACGAGATCGCCGCGGCGATCCTGTTCCTCGCCTCCGACGAGTCGTCCTTCGTCACGGGCGCGGAGATCGTCGTCGACGGCGGCATCACGGCGCACTAG
- a CDS encoding DUF692 domain-containing protein, with product MAVDRLGVGIGWRPEIDLSIARLPGVEWVEVIAENLHPGRLPAALVELRERGLPVLPHAVSLSLGGAEPLETRRVEHLAAVADELDAPLASDHVCFVRAGGLDAGHLVPLPRTREALDVLVENVRLAQSIVGRPFALENIAALLEWPDAEMSEAAFLAELTSRTGCLLIVDVANLYANARNLGADPVEFLAEVPLERVAYVHVAGGVEADGIYHDTHTHPVLPEVLDLLTELRRRTEPPGALLERDGAYPPDDELAAELAAIRERL from the coding sequence GTGGCGGTTGACCGGCTGGGCGTCGGCATCGGGTGGCGGCCGGAGATCGACCTGTCCATCGCGCGGCTGCCGGGTGTGGAGTGGGTCGAGGTGATCGCGGAGAACCTGCACCCGGGTCGCCTGCCCGCGGCGCTGGTGGAGCTGCGGGAGCGGGGGCTGCCGGTGTTGCCGCACGCGGTGTCGCTGTCTCTGGGCGGGGCGGAGCCGCTGGAAACGCGGCGGGTGGAGCACCTCGCGGCGGTCGCGGACGAGCTGGACGCGCCGCTGGCCAGCGACCACGTGTGCTTCGTGCGCGCGGGCGGGCTGGACGCGGGGCACCTGGTGCCCCTGCCCCGTACGCGGGAGGCGCTGGACGTGCTGGTCGAGAACGTGCGGCTGGCGCAGTCGATCGTCGGCAGGCCGTTCGCGCTGGAGAACATCGCCGCGTTGCTGGAGTGGCCGGACGCCGAGATGAGCGAGGCGGCGTTCCTGGCCGAGCTGACGTCGCGGACCGGGTGCCTGCTGATCGTGGACGTGGCGAACCTGTATGCGAACGCGCGGAACCTGGGCGCGGACCCGGTGGAGTTCCTGGCGGAGGTGCCGTTGGAGCGGGTGGCGTACGTGCACGTCGCCGGGGGCGTCGAGGCCGACGGCATCTACCACGACACGCACACCCACCCGGTGCTGCCGGAGGTGCTCGACCTGCTGACCGAGTTGCGGCGCCGGACGGAGCCACCCGGGGCACTCCTGGAACGCGACGGCGCCTACCCACCGGACGACGAGCTGGCCGCGGAACTGGCCGCGATCCGGGAGCGCCTGTGA
- a CDS encoding TIGR04222 domain-containing membrane protein — MAGPVILAVGEGPAFWGLPTSTFLPLFAALVVLPVVVRAFGSRLLTRRGGGPHHPPGLIELGFLAGGPVRAVDTALADLVERQRIRVSGAGRLATTGGHAPADRLSAAVWTGVRDGRGTWTVHDLRAAMRGRAEFVELRDRLAGDGLLVAPGAVRNVRRLATLLLFAVVVLAFVAFPSGTFVLAVVPAGLLWALTDRRRRGPARTKTGDSALRTASVTTGGAAHAVAVGGLGRYPDPAIAQALLSAPAPQKPRRRGGWSGSSSGYGCGSSGSACGSSSCGSSSCGSSSCGSSSCGGGGCGGGGGGD; from the coding sequence GTGGCTGGTCCGGTGATCCTGGCGGTCGGTGAGGGGCCCGCGTTCTGGGGGCTGCCCACTTCGACGTTCCTCCCGCTCTTCGCCGCGCTGGTGGTGCTGCCCGTGGTGGTGCGCGCGTTCGGCTCGCGGCTGCTCACGCGGCGCGGCGGCGGGCCGCACCACCCGCCGGGGCTGATCGAGCTGGGTTTCCTGGCAGGCGGCCCGGTGCGGGCGGTCGACACCGCGCTCGCCGACCTGGTGGAGCGGCAGCGGATCCGGGTGAGCGGCGCCGGGCGGCTGGCCACGACCGGCGGCCACGCCCCGGCCGACCGGCTGAGCGCGGCGGTCTGGACCGGTGTGCGCGACGGCCGCGGCACCTGGACCGTGCACGACCTGCGTGCCGCGATGCGCGGCCGCGCCGAGTTCGTGGAGCTGCGCGACCGGCTCGCCGGGGATGGGCTGCTGGTCGCGCCCGGCGCGGTGCGCAACGTCCGGCGGCTGGCCACCCTCCTGCTCTTCGCGGTCGTGGTCCTCGCGTTCGTGGCCTTCCCGAGCGGCACGTTCGTGCTGGCGGTGGTGCCGGCCGGGCTCCTCTGGGCGCTCACCGACCGGCGACGACGCGGCCCGGCGCGGACGAAGACCGGCGACAGCGCGCTGCGCACGGCGAGCGTGACCACCGGCGGGGCCGCGCACGCAGTGGCCGTCGGCGGCCTCGGCCGCTACCCGGACCCGGCGATCGCGCAGGCGCTGCTGTCGGCGCCGGCGCCGCAGAAGCCCCGTCGTCGCGGCGGCTGGTCCGGCTCGTCGTCGGGGTACGGCTGCGGGTCGTCGGGCAGCGCCTGCGGGAGCAGTTCGTGCGGCAGCAGCTCGTGTGGCAGCAGTTCGTGTGGCAGCAGTTCGTGTGGCGGCGGGGGCTGCGGGGGTGGCGGCGGTGGTGACTGA
- a CDS encoding TIGR04222 domain-containing membrane protein → MGAYWGLSAQEFAALYAALVLVPPVVRLLGPALLRYRRVRPGAERVTAVELAVLAGGPDRAVDLVLADLVRRRWIRVDSGGRLTTTTTRPPGEPLAVAVVLAVSFWRGLATARTLRLHLADSPQIGEVVRGLAARGLVVPPSDVSGIRIACRVLLVGVVVSTFLGGYAVAAIPVMLAGVLVLEAAELVPSPRRTVAGSRLLHGATVLGTATGPRPSNGQVPGWIRRWRGGWSGDPGGR, encoded by the coding sequence ATGGGGGCGTACTGGGGGTTGTCCGCCCAGGAGTTCGCCGCGCTCTACGCGGCGCTGGTCCTGGTGCCGCCGGTGGTGCGGCTGCTCGGCCCGGCCCTGCTGCGGTACCGCCGGGTCCGGCCCGGCGCCGAGCGGGTCACGGCGGTCGAGCTGGCGGTGCTGGCAGGCGGACCGGACCGGGCCGTCGACCTGGTGCTCGCGGACCTCGTCCGGCGCCGGTGGATCCGCGTGGACAGCGGTGGCCGGCTGACCACCACGACGACACGGCCCCCAGGGGAGCCGCTCGCCGTCGCCGTGGTGCTGGCGGTGTCGTTCTGGCGCGGTCTGGCCACCGCGCGGACCCTGCGCCTGCACCTGGCGGACAGCCCGCAGATCGGGGAGGTCGTGCGCGGGCTCGCGGCCCGCGGGCTGGTGGTGCCGCCCAGTGACGTGTCCGGCATCCGCATCGCGTGCCGGGTCCTGCTGGTCGGGGTCGTGGTCAGCACCTTCCTGGGCGGTTACGCGGTAGCCGCGATCCCAGTGATGCTGGCCGGTGTGCTCGTCCTCGAGGCGGCCGAGCTCGTCCCGTCGCCGAGGCGCACCGTCGCCGGGAGCCGCCTGCTGCATGGCGCCACGGTCCTGGGAACCGCCACCGGGCCGCGTCCGTCGAACGGCCAAGTGCCGGGGTGGATTCGGAGGTGGCGGGGTGGCTGGTCCGGTGATCCTGGCGGTCGGTGA
- the msrB gene encoding peptide-methionine (R)-S-oxide reductase MsrB gives MEPVVGATPKVVKSDQEWREQLSPEEYAVLRQAGTERPFTGEYTDTKTTGIYECRACGAELFRSDTKFESHCGWPSFFDPSSSDAVLLREDRSLGMVRTEVLCATCHSHLGHLFEGEGYPTPTDQRYCINSISLRLVPAE, from the coding sequence ATGGAACCTGTCGTGGGAGCCACCCCGAAGGTGGTCAAGTCGGACCAGGAGTGGCGCGAGCAGCTCTCCCCCGAGGAGTACGCCGTGCTGCGCCAGGCGGGCACCGAGCGGCCGTTCACCGGCGAGTACACCGACACCAAGACCACCGGCATCTACGAATGCCGCGCGTGTGGCGCCGAGCTGTTCCGCAGCGACACCAAGTTCGAGAGCCACTGCGGCTGGCCGTCGTTCTTCGACCCGTCCTCCTCGGACGCCGTGCTGCTGCGCGAGGACCGGTCGCTGGGCATGGTGCGCACCGAGGTGCTGTGCGCGACCTGCCACAGCCACCTCGGCCACCTCTTCGAGGGCGAGGGCTACCCCACGCCGACCGACCAGCGGTACTGCATCAACTCGATCTCCCTGCGCCTGGTGCCCGCCGAGTAA
- a CDS encoding serine/threonine-protein kinase — MGVVWRAVDERLERSVAVKQILAQPGMSEAERNSMRQRAMREAKNAARFQHPNAIVVFDIAEHGGDPCLVMEYLPSRSLSAVIAEQGTLPLAEVARIGHQVASALVVAHRAGIVHRDIKPANILIDDNGTAKITDFGISRAAGDLTLTQTGLIGGTPAYLAPELARGSDPAPASDVFSLGATLYHALEGQPPYGNSSNQLALLYTAANGQVIPPRQSGKATALLMSLLRVEPEERPTMLEARDRLAALANGEKDTKGTLVSPPLFNGGGRQPAAAAVDAPPPPPPGERPPWQRTGAATAAPPAPPQRSPRNPTAAFIPPPKPPQQAKQSPLKRKGVLAGSAVAVVAVVVVVLIVLLNGGDKTNGGASQANAGGTTAPTSAPPSTPSSAAPADLGQTANTGSVDFGSAGQVVKAYLDGSGSPQAWGLLTPAAQAVFGSQQAFQQYWDEHEIEGYNSIRADKGANADGSADMSVSIDGVGRVSWRVVNTAGGLRIDANTKLG; from the coding sequence ATGGGGGTCGTGTGGCGCGCGGTCGACGAGCGCCTCGAGCGTTCCGTGGCGGTCAAGCAGATCCTCGCTCAGCCGGGCATGTCCGAAGCCGAACGCAACAGCATGCGGCAGCGTGCCATGCGCGAGGCGAAGAACGCGGCGCGCTTCCAGCACCCGAACGCCATCGTGGTGTTCGACATCGCCGAGCACGGCGGTGATCCCTGCCTCGTCATGGAGTACCTGCCCTCGCGCAGCCTCTCCGCGGTGATCGCCGAGCAGGGCACCCTGCCGCTGGCCGAGGTCGCGCGCATCGGCCACCAGGTCGCCTCCGCGCTGGTCGTCGCGCACCGGGCCGGCATCGTGCACCGGGACATCAAGCCGGCGAACATCCTGATCGACGACAACGGCACCGCGAAGATCACCGACTTCGGCATCTCGCGCGCGGCGGGCGACCTCACGCTCACCCAGACCGGCCTGATCGGCGGCACCCCGGCCTACCTCGCGCCCGAGCTGGCGCGCGGCTCCGACCCGGCGCCTGCCTCCGACGTCTTCTCCCTCGGCGCGACGCTCTACCACGCGCTGGAGGGCCAGCCGCCGTACGGCAACAGCTCCAACCAGCTGGCCCTGCTCTACACGGCGGCGAACGGGCAGGTCATCCCGCCGCGCCAGTCCGGAAAGGCGACCGCGCTGCTGATGAGCCTGCTGCGGGTCGAGCCGGAGGAGCGGCCGACCATGCTGGAGGCCCGCGACCGGCTGGCCGCGCTGGCCAACGGCGAGAAGGACACCAAGGGCACGCTGGTGTCACCGCCGCTGTTCAACGGTGGCGGCCGCCAGCCCGCGGCCGCGGCAGTGGACGCGCCGCCGCCCCCTCCGCCCGGCGAGCGCCCGCCGTGGCAGCGCACCGGCGCCGCCACCGCCGCGCCGCCCGCCCCGCCGCAGCGCAGCCCGCGCAACCCCACCGCCGCGTTCATCCCGCCGCCGAAACCGCCCCAGCAGGCGAAACAGTCCCCGCTGAAGCGCAAGGGCGTGCTGGCCGGCTCGGCGGTAGCTGTGGTCGCCGTGGTCGTGGTCGTGCTGATCGTCCTGCTCAACGGCGGCGACAAGACGAACGGCGGCGCCTCGCAGGCCAACGCGGGCGGCACCACGGCCCCCACCTCCGCGCCGCCCAGCACGCCCAGCAGCGCCGCCCCGGCCGACCTCGGCCAGACGGCCAACACCGGATCGGTGGACTTCGGCTCGGCGGGCCAGGTGGTCAAGGCCTACCTCGACGGCTCGGGATCGCCCCAGGCGTGGGGTCTGCTCACGCCGGCCGCGCAGGCCGTGTTCGGCAGCCAGCAGGCGTTCCAGCAGTACTGGGACGAGCACGAGATCGAGGGCTACAACTCGATCCGCGCGGACAAGGGCGCCAACGCCGACGGTTCCGCCGACATGTCCGTTTCCATCGACGGGGTCGGCCGCGTGTCCTGGCGCGTCGTCAACACGGCGGGCGGGCTGCGGATCGACGCGAACACCAAACTCGGCTGA
- a CDS encoding TVP38/TMEM64 family protein encodes MDVVPRRLKMVIALVLLAGAVVAAFTLPVPSPAELRNWAAGAGPVTALVFLAAYSVLTVAPIPRTVFNLAAGLLLGDVLGIVVAITATAVSGALGFGLARLVGRDLVSRHLERKVVRAVDERLADGGVLAVASLRLIPLVPFAPLGYCCGILSVRFRPYLAGTVLGSLPGTVAVVVLGDALTGGTPPALLACYGAFALAGALGLARIARGTAYVGRTGQPATLDPVREEIVRAEPTQHLRRVSEE; translated from the coding sequence GTGGACGTCGTGCCCCGCCGCCTGAAGATGGTCATCGCGCTCGTCCTGCTCGCCGGGGCGGTCGTGGCGGCGTTCACACTCCCCGTGCCGAGCCCCGCGGAACTACGCAACTGGGCCGCGGGCGCGGGTCCGGTGACGGCGCTGGTGTTCCTGGCCGCCTACTCGGTACTCACCGTCGCGCCCATACCCCGCACCGTGTTCAACCTCGCGGCCGGGCTCCTGCTCGGTGACGTGCTCGGCATCGTGGTGGCGATCACGGCGACCGCGGTGTCCGGCGCGCTCGGCTTCGGGCTGGCCCGCCTGGTCGGCCGCGACCTCGTGTCCCGCCACCTGGAACGGAAAGTGGTGCGCGCGGTCGACGAGCGGCTCGCCGACGGCGGTGTGCTCGCGGTGGCGTCGCTGCGGCTGATCCCGCTGGTTCCCTTCGCACCACTGGGATACTGCTGCGGGATCCTGTCCGTGCGGTTCCGCCCGTACCTGGCCGGGACCGTCCTCGGCAGCCTGCCCGGCACGGTCGCGGTCGTGGTGCTGGGCGACGCGCTCACCGGCGGCACGCCGCCCGCGCTGCTCGCCTGCTACGGTGCCTTCGCACTCGCCGGGGCCCTTGGCCTGGCCCGAATCGCCCGCGGGACTGCTTACGTCGGGCGCACCGGGCAGCCCGCTACACTCGACCCGGTGCGCGAGGAGATCGTTCGCGCTGAGCCAACCCAGCACTTGCGGAGAGTTTCCGAGGAGTAG
- the ligD gene encoding non-homologous end-joining DNA ligase encodes MAGRGEAVEYQVGDRVVRVSNPDKVYFPERGITKRQVVEYYLAVAEPLLRAVGERPTTLKRFPDGVSGEPFYAKRVPRGAPEWVQTARITFPSGRTADEVCPTEPAVFAWAANLGTLDFHPWPVRRSDVDHPDELRIDVDPSDSSGFGDAVRVALVVREVLADAGLTGYPKTSGGRGVHVLVRIRPEWDFVDVRHAVIALGREVERRVPDLATIAWWKEERGGRVFLDYNQAARDRTVASSWSVRGTPRATVSRPLTWEQLPEADPDDFDVLTVPDWLAGHGDPHAAIDDEAFGLETALEWYARDERDHGLGEMPYPPDYPKMPGEPKRVQPSRARPEG; translated from the coding sequence GTGGCAGGACGTGGCGAGGCGGTCGAGTACCAGGTCGGCGACCGCGTGGTGCGGGTGTCCAATCCGGACAAGGTGTACTTCCCGGAGCGCGGGATCACCAAGCGGCAGGTCGTGGAGTACTACCTCGCGGTCGCGGAGCCGTTGCTGCGGGCGGTCGGGGAACGGCCGACGACGCTGAAACGGTTCCCCGACGGGGTTTCCGGCGAGCCGTTCTACGCCAAACGGGTCCCCAGGGGAGCGCCCGAATGGGTGCAGACCGCGCGGATCACGTTCCCGTCCGGGCGCACCGCGGATGAGGTCTGCCCCACCGAGCCGGCGGTGTTCGCGTGGGCGGCCAACCTCGGCACGCTCGACTTCCACCCGTGGCCCGTCCGGCGGTCCGACGTGGACCACCCGGACGAACTTCGGATCGACGTGGACCCGTCGGACAGCTCCGGGTTCGGCGACGCGGTGCGGGTCGCGCTGGTGGTGCGCGAGGTGCTGGCGGACGCCGGGCTGACCGGGTACCCGAAGACGTCCGGCGGGCGCGGGGTGCACGTGCTGGTCCGGATCCGGCCGGAGTGGGACTTCGTCGACGTGCGGCACGCGGTGATCGCGCTGGGCCGCGAGGTGGAGCGGCGCGTGCCCGACCTCGCCACGATCGCGTGGTGGAAGGAGGAGCGCGGCGGCCGCGTGTTCCTCGACTACAACCAGGCGGCGCGGGACCGGACCGTGGCCTCGTCCTGGTCGGTGCGCGGCACCCCGCGGGCGACGGTGTCGAGGCCGCTGACCTGGGAGCAGCTGCCCGAGGCCGACCCGGACGACTTCGACGTGCTCACCGTGCCGGACTGGCTGGCCGGGCACGGCGACCCGCACGCCGCGATCGACGACGAGGCGTTCGGCCTGGAGACCGCGCTGGAGTGGTACGCCCGCGACGAGCGGGACCACGGGCTCGGCGAGATGCCGTACCCGCCGGACTACCCGAAAATGCCAGGTGAACCGAAGCGCGTGCAGCCCAGCAGGGCGCGGCCGGAGGGCTGA